A part of Polynucleobacter sp. MG-Unter2-18 genomic DNA contains:
- a CDS encoding DNA-binding transcriptional regulator — MKKIIRVSLDLNDPSSFPKGFVDKKLLDATSERLIKLHQQQDDAAAMLDAAQYAKGVRERIGLSQQEFSKRIEVSLETIRNWEQGKRSPTGAAKALLKILDRAPEIALLALSA, encoded by the coding sequence ATGAAGAAAATCATTCGAGTTAGCTTGGATCTAAATGATCCCAGTAGCTTTCCCAAAGGATTCGTCGATAAAAAATTACTCGATGCGACATCGGAGCGTTTGATTAAATTGCATCAACAGCAAGATGATGCAGCGGCCATGTTAGACGCTGCTCAATATGCAAAAGGTGTACGAGAGAGAATTGGTTTGTCCCAACAAGAGTTCTCTAAACGTATCGAAGTCTCATTAGAGACTATTAGAAACTGGGAGCAAGGGAAACGCAGCCCCACTGGTGCCGCCAAAGCTTTATTGAAGATTTTGGATAGGGCGCCTGAGATTGCATTGCTTGCTCTCAGCGCTTAA
- the trxB gene encoding thioredoxin-disulfide reductase, whose translation MTTNTPKHSKVLILGSGPAGYTAAVYAARANLSPTLVTGLAQGGQLMTTTDVENWPADPDGVQGPELMDRFLKHAERFNTNIIFDHIHTAALTEKPIRLVGDSGTYTCDALIISTGASAQYIGLPSEEAFMGRGVSGCATCDGFFYRNQDVCVVGGGNTAVEEALYLTGIAKKVTVIHRRDKFRAEPILNDRLMAKVAEGKVELKLNATLDEVLGDEKGVTGVRIKKADGSTEDIAVTGAFIAIGHKPNTELFIGQLDMNNGYIKTHSGLEGNATATNIPGVFAAGDVQDHIYRQAITSAGTGCMAALDAQRYLETLD comes from the coding sequence ATGACTACAAATACCCCAAAACACTCCAAAGTACTTATCCTCGGTTCAGGCCCTGCTGGCTACACTGCTGCCGTATACGCAGCTCGAGCTAATTTGAGCCCCACTCTCGTTACTGGTTTGGCACAAGGCGGCCAATTAATGACCACTACAGATGTAGAAAACTGGCCAGCTGACCCAGATGGTGTCCAAGGCCCAGAACTGATGGATCGCTTTTTAAAACATGCTGAGCGCTTTAACACCAACATCATCTTTGATCATATTCATACTGCAGCTCTGACTGAAAAACCCATCCGCTTGGTTGGCGACTCAGGAACTTATACCTGCGATGCCTTGATTATCTCTACAGGCGCCTCTGCTCAATACATTGGCCTTCCAAGTGAGGAAGCATTTATGGGCCGTGGTGTTTCTGGATGCGCGACTTGCGATGGATTCTTTTACCGCAATCAAGATGTTTGCGTAGTTGGCGGCGGTAATACTGCTGTTGAAGAAGCGCTTTACCTTACCGGCATCGCCAAAAAGGTTACCGTGATTCATCGGCGCGATAAATTCCGCGCAGAGCCAATCCTCAATGACCGCCTCATGGCCAAAGTAGCTGAAGGCAAAGTCGAACTCAAGTTGAACGCCACGCTCGATGAAGTCTTGGGCGATGAAAAAGGTGTGACTGGAGTACGCATTAAGAAAGCTGATGGTAGTACAGAAGATATCGCTGTAACTGGCGCTTTTATTGCAATTGGTCACAAACCGAATACTGAATTGTTTATTGGTCAACTCGATATGAATAATGGCTACATCAAGACACACTCCGGCTTGGAAGGCAATGCTACTGCTACCAACATCCCTGGCGTATTTGCAGCAGGTGATGTGCAGGACCATATTTACCGTCAAGCCATTACTAGCGCGGGCACAGGCTGTATGGCTGCGTTAGATGCTCAGCGTTACTTGGAAACTTTGGACTAA
- a CDS encoding DNA translocase FtsK has protein sequence MPRLLLEARWFISLGLCLGLLAILVTYSKADPAWSHASFEAPKNLGGRFGAYLADLLLYIFGISAFWWVVLFGRRVLTGWRELWSTPLPPDPDAKPDSLLVRWLGFGLTLSSSMGLESIRMHSLTWELPRPPGGILGELIGDPLQMTLGFTGSTLVLLFTFCAGLSLFLHFSWLDVAEKVGRTLEISYNRLRERRDSEEDRKLGEAAAEEREEFVEEFRGRVEIAKPVQIVRAPVEIPKSARVEREKQQPLFVDIPDSELPPLALLDPVPEVKETISADVLEFTSRLIERKLAEFNVEVKVIAAYPGPVVTRYEIDPAVGVKGSQIVNLSRDLARSLGVVSMRVVETIPGKTCMALELPNPTRQSVYLSEILSSQVYNDSHSNLTLSLGKDISGSPIVADLAKMPHCLVAGTTGAGKSVGINAMILSILFKAKPDEVRLIMIDPKMLEMAMYDKIPHLLCPVVTDMKQAYNALNWAVNEMERRYKLMSKFGVRNLAGFNKKILEAEEKGEKLTNPFSLTPEDPEPIYKAPVIVIVIDELADLMMVSGKKIEELIARIAQKARAAGIHLVLATQRPSVDVITGLIKANVPTRISFQVSSKIDSRTILDQQGAEALLGMGDMLYMAPGTGLPVRVHGAFVSDDEVHRVVEWLKEKGEANYIDGVLEGADESTVDALTGEGGGEADPLYDQAVAIVLENKRPSISLVQRHLRIGYNRAARLLEDMEKAGLVSKMGNGGNREILHRPSE, from the coding sequence ATGCCCCGACTTCTTTTAGAAGCCCGATGGTTTATCTCCCTGGGTCTTTGTTTGGGTTTATTGGCTATTTTAGTGACTTATTCCAAGGCGGATCCAGCTTGGTCACATGCTAGCTTTGAAGCCCCTAAGAACCTGGGTGGGCGTTTTGGGGCCTATTTGGCCGACTTATTGCTCTATATTTTTGGCATTTCTGCTTTTTGGTGGGTAGTACTCTTTGGTCGTCGAGTTCTGACTGGCTGGCGTGAACTTTGGAGCACCCCCCTTCCGCCAGACCCGGATGCCAAGCCAGACTCCTTATTGGTGCGTTGGCTAGGCTTTGGACTGACTTTATCGAGCAGTATGGGTCTTGAGTCCATTCGGATGCATTCGCTGACCTGGGAGCTTCCTAGGCCTCCTGGCGGTATTTTGGGCGAGCTGATTGGTGATCCCTTGCAGATGACTCTGGGTTTTACGGGCTCCACCTTGGTGTTGCTATTTACCTTCTGTGCTGGCCTATCCTTATTCCTGCACTTTTCCTGGTTAGATGTTGCCGAAAAGGTGGGTCGCACCCTTGAGATTTCTTATAACCGTTTACGTGAGCGTCGCGATAGCGAAGAAGATCGTAAATTAGGTGAAGCGGCCGCCGAAGAGCGTGAAGAGTTCGTTGAAGAGTTTCGTGGGCGGGTGGAGATTGCTAAGCCAGTGCAGATTGTTCGTGCCCCAGTAGAAATTCCGAAGAGCGCCCGCGTGGAGCGTGAAAAACAGCAGCCGCTGTTTGTGGATATTCCGGACTCAGAATTGCCGCCCTTAGCTCTACTTGATCCTGTCCCAGAAGTAAAAGAAACCATTTCAGCTGATGTATTGGAATTTACTTCTCGCTTAATTGAGCGCAAGTTGGCTGAGTTCAATGTAGAAGTAAAAGTCATCGCAGCCTACCCAGGCCCAGTAGTAACTCGTTATGAAATTGATCCTGCTGTCGGTGTAAAGGGTAGTCAGATTGTCAATCTTTCACGTGACTTAGCGCGCTCGCTAGGCGTGGTGAGTATGCGTGTAGTGGAAACCATTCCAGGTAAGACTTGTATGGCTCTGGAGTTACCAAACCCAACTCGTCAATCGGTTTACCTGTCCGAGATTTTGAGCTCACAGGTTTATAACGATAGTCACTCCAACTTGACTTTATCTTTAGGTAAAGATATTTCCGGTAGCCCTATCGTTGCTGACTTAGCGAAGATGCCGCACTGCTTAGTTGCTGGTACTACTGGTGCCGGTAAGTCCGTTGGTATCAATGCAATGATTCTGTCTATTCTCTTTAAGGCGAAGCCTGATGAAGTGCGTCTGATCATGATTGATCCGAAGATGCTCGAGATGGCAATGTACGACAAGATTCCGCATCTCCTGTGTCCAGTAGTTACTGACATGAAGCAAGCATATAACGCGCTCAATTGGGCCGTGAATGAGATGGAGCGTCGTTACAAACTGATGAGTAAGTTTGGGGTGCGCAACCTTGCTGGCTTCAATAAAAAAATCCTAGAGGCTGAAGAAAAGGGTGAGAAGCTTACCAATCCATTTAGCTTGACCCCAGAGGATCCGGAGCCAATTTATAAGGCCCCTGTGATTGTCATCGTGATTGATGAGTTAGCAGACTTGATGATGGTTTCTGGCAAGAAGATTGAAGAGTTAATTGCCCGTATCGCTCAAAAGGCGCGTGCTGCAGGTATTCACTTAGTCCTGGCAACGCAACGTCCTAGCGTGGATGTGATTACCGGCTTGATCAAGGCTAACGTACCAACTCGGATTTCATTTCAGGTGAGTAGCAAGATCGATAGTCGTACGATTTTGGATCAACAAGGTGCTGAGGCTTTGCTGGGTATGGGTGACATGCTCTATATGGCGCCAGGTACCGGTTTGCCGGTTCGCGTTCATGGCGCCTTTGTTTCTGATGATGAAGTACATCGCGTAGTGGAGTGGCTCAAAGAAAAGGGCGAGGCGAACTATATTGACGGTGTTCTAGAAGGTGCTGACGAATCAACTGTCGATGCCCTGACTGGTGAAGGCGGTGGCGAGGCTGATCCTTTGTATGATCAAGCAGTCGCTATTGTTTTGGAAAATAAGCGCCCATCAATTTCTTTGGTGCAACGTCACTTGCGTATTGGTTATAACCGTGCAGCCCGCTTACTCGAGGATATGGAGAAAGCTGGTTTAGTTTCCAAGATGGGTAATGGCGGTAATCGCGAAATCCTCCATCGCCCCTCTGAATAA
- a CDS encoding outer membrane lipoprotein carrier protein LolA — MSLSPNVVFAQSESGAEQLRQFVRNSKTAEGEFVQQQLRAPKANEPQDKGLKVVRQTQGRFVFQRPGRFIWDTQKPYEQKLIADGKQLIMWDKDLNQATFRPAGQALATTPAAILFGETSLDQHFDLVEGEDRLGMKWVALAPKKNPNAKNGNDLPYTKISVGMANGLPKALELIDGLGSVVLVTLDKIQLNVNLPANRFTFAPPAGAEVLRLN; from the coding sequence GTGTCCTTATCTCCCAATGTAGTATTTGCACAGAGCGAGAGTGGGGCTGAGCAGTTGCGTCAATTCGTGCGCAACTCTAAAACAGCTGAAGGTGAGTTTGTGCAACAGCAGTTGCGTGCACCCAAAGCAAATGAGCCACAAGACAAAGGTTTAAAAGTCGTGCGCCAAACACAGGGGCGTTTTGTGTTTCAGCGTCCAGGCCGATTCATTTGGGATACCCAAAAGCCATATGAGCAAAAACTGATTGCCGACGGTAAGCAACTCATTATGTGGGACAAGGATTTAAATCAAGCTACTTTTAGGCCTGCTGGCCAAGCTTTGGCTACTACTCCTGCTGCAATCTTATTTGGGGAGACTTCTTTAGATCAGCACTTTGATTTAGTTGAGGGCGAGGATCGTCTCGGTATGAAATGGGTTGCTCTAGCTCCCAAGAAAAATCCTAATGCAAAAAATGGCAATGACTTGCCGTACACCAAGATCTCTGTCGGAATGGCCAATGGCTTACCTAAAGCTCTGGAGCTCATTGATGGCCTTGGAAGCGTTGTTTTAGTAACGCTAGATAAGATTCAGCTCAATGTGAACCTACCCGCTAATCGATTTACCTTTGCGCCACCTGCTGGCGCAGAAGTCTTACGCTTAAACTAA